The following proteins come from a genomic window of Micavibrio aeruginosavorus EPB:
- a CDS encoding GxxExxY protein yields MDTNKHELIMKDEVYDVVGCAMTVINTLGHGFLEKVYENALSIELQDKGLKIEQQKHISIFYKGQNVGEYIPDFIVNEKMIVELKTTDKIGPAERGQVLNYLKASNIRIGIILNFKNPKLEWERIIL; encoded by the coding sequence ATGGACACGAATAAACACGAATTAATAATGAAAGATGAGGTTTATGATGTTGTGGGATGCGCCATGACCGTCATAAACACGTTGGGCCATGGATTTTTAGAGAAAGTCTATGAAAACGCTTTATCCATAGAACTGCAAGATAAAGGCCTAAAAATAGAGCAGCAAAAACACATCTCTATATTTTACAAAGGTCAAAACGTTGGAGAATATATCCCCGATTTTATAGTGAATGAAAAAATGATCGTGGAACTTAAAACCACGGACAAAATCGGACCAGCTGAGAGAGGACAAGTTCTCAATTACCTCAAAGCATCCAATATACGGATCGGAATTATCCTGAACTTCAAAAACCCTAAACTCGAATGGGAAAGAATTATCTTATAA